The following are encoded in a window of Sutcliffiella horikoshii genomic DNA:
- a CDS encoding AbrB family transcriptional regulator has product MRNIPILRLIEAYIIGGLGGYLFYLANLPLPWVLGALSSIMLYQGFSKRKVYCPDPLKQSGFLVLGLFFGLYFTKDTLMTVAPYILPYVLSTIALVAVSIMNSILVTRWISVDKITSVFGAIPGGLSEMVVASESLNAKSSLVVIFQTVRLLTVLFMVPFIVVHAFSSNGIGQDVSAVMGRTYEFGGWHYLWFLPAIIGGVLLKNKIPAGIVIIPLALTALFNTTLIEMATLPPLLLILAQITVGIGMGKGIAFADLKLGGKYCVVYFGLTVTLIMVSFALGTLLATITSLDLPTAILSVAPGGLIEMVLTATSVGGDPAVVSSLQLIRLLFIIIVVPPLLKWYFRRIPKEKIA; this is encoded by the coding sequence ATGCGAAATATACCTATATTAAGATTAATAGAAGCATACATAATAGGCGGACTTGGGGGATATCTATTTTACCTTGCTAACCTGCCTCTGCCTTGGGTTCTCGGAGCACTATCTTCCATTATGCTTTATCAAGGTTTTTCTAAGCGGAAGGTGTACTGTCCGGATCCTTTAAAACAGAGTGGATTTCTGGTTCTCGGATTATTTTTCGGCCTTTATTTTACAAAAGACACCTTAATGACAGTCGCACCTTACATACTTCCTTATGTGCTATCCACCATTGCTTTGGTTGCTGTGAGTATAATGAACAGCATTCTAGTTACAAGATGGATATCTGTAGATAAAATTACGAGTGTATTCGGTGCGATTCCTGGAGGGCTTTCCGAAATGGTGGTTGCAAGTGAATCATTGAATGCGAAAAGTTCCTTGGTCGTCATTTTCCAGACAGTACGGTTGCTGACAGTATTGTTCATGGTTCCTTTTATTGTCGTCCATGCTTTTTCATCTAACGGGATTGGGCAAGATGTTTCGGCAGTAATGGGGCGTACGTATGAATTTGGGGGATGGCACTATCTTTGGTTCCTTCCAGCAATAATTGGCGGGGTACTTTTAAAAAATAAAATTCCAGCAGGCATTGTCATTATTCCACTTGCCTTGACTGCTCTATTTAACACAACCCTGATTGAAATGGCCACTCTTCCACCTTTATTATTGATACTCGCTCAGATAACTGTAGGAATAGGGATGGGAAAAGGAATTGCCTTTGCAGATTTGAAGCTTGGCGGCAAATATTGCGTTGTTTATTTTGGTTTAACGGTAACGTTGATCATGGTCTCTTTTGCACTTGGAACGCTTCTCGCAACGATAACCAGCTTGGATTTGCCAACTGCCATTTTGAGTGTCGCACCCGGCGGACTGATTGAAATGGTGTTGACGGCAACCTCTGTAGGAGGAGATCCTGCTGTGGTCAGCTCTTTGCAATTAATAAGGCTCCTATTCATTATTATTGTTGTCCCGCCTCTTCTTAAGTGGTATTTCAGGAGAATTCCTAAAGAAAAGATTGCGTAA
- a CDS encoding MFS transporter, producing the protein MAPEQRKKMIILMINMFIAVGSFGIIIPILPAYLASIGEGGLAAGLMIAIFAGAQFVMSPLAGKWADQYGRRIMIILGLAGLTLSMFVFYGFDSVWMLYFSRVIGGIGAALLIPALFAYVADITTMDQRAKGNSYISAAMSLGIVIGPGIGGFLADFGLKTPLLVSALISLVATVFSILVLEESREKETVMAQEENPEPMIKKLALSVNKPYFIPLIITLVMSFGLMAYESVLGLFIDNQFGATPQEIAVMITATGIISVIVQLFVVDRIVRAIGEGNVLNIFLCVAAIGFLVSLFASSYGVFFGITLIIFLATSILRPVINTLISKLAGNEQGFAMGMNNAYMSIGNVLGPTLAGLLYDVNIIYPFVLGLLVLSVTILVSFTWQSKQKKRLAQVEAN; encoded by the coding sequence ATGGCACCTGAACAACGTAAGAAAATGATTATTTTAATGATAAATATGTTTATTGCAGTAGGGAGTTTCGGGATAATCATCCCTATTCTTCCAGCATACTTGGCTTCGATTGGGGAAGGCGGATTGGCTGCTGGGTTAATGATTGCCATTTTTGCTGGTGCGCAGTTTGTCATGTCGCCATTGGCTGGAAAATGGGCCGATCAATACGGACGCAGAATTATGATTATTTTAGGTTTGGCAGGGTTGACCTTATCCATGTTTGTTTTTTATGGATTTGATTCTGTATGGATGCTTTATTTTTCACGTGTTATTGGTGGAATAGGAGCAGCGCTGTTAATACCTGCCCTTTTTGCTTATGTAGCGGATATCACTACAATGGATCAGCGTGCAAAAGGGAACAGTTACATTTCCGCTGCTATGTCGCTTGGTATCGTTATAGGACCTGGAATTGGCGGGTTCTTAGCTGACTTCGGATTAAAAACTCCATTGTTGGTATCTGCTTTGATTTCACTAGTGGCAACTGTTTTCTCCATTCTTGTGTTAGAAGAAAGCAGAGAGAAAGAGACGGTTATGGCACAGGAGGAAAATCCAGAGCCAATGATCAAAAAGCTGGCACTTTCTGTTAACAAACCGTATTTTATACCGCTAATTATAACGCTTGTGATGAGTTTTGGATTGATGGCATATGAGTCTGTTCTTGGGTTATTCATAGATAATCAGTTTGGCGCAACACCGCAGGAAATTGCGGTAATGATTACAGCTACGGGTATAATCAGTGTAATAGTGCAACTCTTTGTAGTAGATCGAATTGTACGTGCGATAGGAGAAGGCAATGTATTAAATATCTTCTTATGCGTAGCAGCAATCGGTTTCTTGGTATCGTTATTTGCTTCAAGCTACGGTGTATTCTTTGGGATAACCTTGATTATTTTCTTGGCAACTTCTATTTTGAGACCTGTCATCAATACCTTGATTTCGAAATTGGCGGGAAATGAGCAGGGATTTGCGATGGGGATGAATAACGCGTACATGAGTATTGGAAATGTATTAGGGCCCACACTTGCAGGGTTATTATATGATGTAAATATCATTTACCCATTTGTACTCGGACTATTAGTTTTAAGTGTAACAATACTTGTATCTTTTACATGGCAATCAAAACAAAAGAAAAGATTAGCTCAAGTGGAAGCAAATTAA
- the rsgA gene encoding ribosome small subunit-dependent GTPase A, translating into MKRNQLGWNEFLNSAFTEYEVQGYTVGRVMLEHKRLYRVETDHGECLAEVAGKYRFEAVTREDYPAVGDWVVLSERQEEGKATIHALLPRFSKFSRKAAGLTTEEQIVAANVDTVFLVQSLNYDFNPRRLERYLVMAWESGSNPVVVLTKSDLCEDIPEKIAEMEAVAFGVPIHAVSVKDETGLEELASYFTVGKTVALLGSSGAGKSTLTNYLLGEEKQLIQKVRSDDDKGKHTTTYRELYMLPTGGLVLDTPGMRELQLWEADGAISHSFQDIEELAEQCYFRDCKHGNEPKCAVQGAINEGTLDAGRYQSYVKLQRELAFLERKNDKRAQLAEKEKWKKITSGVRGGKKK; encoded by the coding sequence TTGAAAAGAAATCAATTAGGTTGGAATGAATTTTTAAATAGTGCTTTTACTGAATATGAAGTGCAAGGATACACAGTGGGCAGAGTGATGCTCGAGCATAAAAGATTGTACAGAGTGGAAACGGACCACGGTGAGTGCCTGGCGGAAGTGGCGGGAAAATACCGGTTTGAAGCGGTAACTCGAGAGGATTACCCTGCTGTTGGAGATTGGGTTGTATTAAGTGAACGTCAAGAGGAAGGCAAAGCAACGATCCATGCTTTGTTACCAAGGTTTAGTAAATTCTCAAGAAAAGCAGCTGGATTAACGACGGAAGAACAGATTGTAGCAGCTAATGTGGATACTGTTTTTCTAGTGCAATCCTTAAACTATGATTTTAATCCAAGACGATTGGAAAGATATCTAGTGATGGCATGGGAAAGTGGCTCCAATCCTGTGGTGGTCTTAACAAAGTCAGATTTGTGTGAAGATATTCCCGAGAAAATTGCCGAGATGGAAGCTGTTGCCTTTGGTGTTCCGATTCATGCGGTAAGTGTGAAGGACGAAACGGGATTAGAGGAACTGGCATCATATTTTACTGTGGGGAAAACAGTTGCCTTACTTGGTTCATCAGGAGCAGGGAAGTCCACATTGACGAATTATCTTCTTGGGGAAGAGAAGCAACTTATTCAAAAAGTTCGTAGTGATGATGATAAAGGAAAACATACGACAACATATCGAGAGTTATATATGTTGCCCACGGGTGGCCTTGTTCTGGATACTCCTGGTATGAGGGAGCTTCAATTATGGGAAGCAGATGGCGCGATCAGTCATAGTTTCCAAGATATCGAAGAACTGGCAGAGCAGTGCTATTTCAGGGATTGTAAGCATGGTAATGAGCCAAAGTGTGCGGTTCAAGGTGCTATTAACGAAGGTACTTTGGATGCTGGTAGATACCAGAGCTATGTAAAGTTGCAGCGTGAACTTGCATTCTTGGAAAGAAAAAATGATAAACGTGCTCAACTTGCAGAAAAAGAGAAGTGGAAGAAAATTACCTCTGGAGTACGCGGTGGGAAAAAGAAATAG
- a CDS encoding alpha/beta fold hydrolase: MYYKTLTHSSSKEWIVLFHGFGGNSSIFYKQLKAFRTEYNILLLDLPGHGKSPYPSGVDLFEYSSEQTIGIMHKLKIESAHFVGISLGTIIMQEIALRKPSIIKSMVLGGATPKLKKWGEFLCRLSVFYPLRKILPHMVPYRIFARVLLPKKNHSDSRKAFIKEAYKLSKETYLGWVLSGLNGYTTYDRLKSIKNKIPKLYISGSEDHMFLSNTKEYVKQEENSTLEVIEKCGHVCNIEESDKFNDLAVSFMKRVDKIRITA, translated from the coding sequence ATGTATTATAAAACGCTTACTCATTCTTCATCGAAAGAGTGGATTGTGCTGTTTCATGGGTTTGGGGGTAATTCTTCCATTTTTTATAAGCAGCTGAAAGCTTTCCGCACTGAATATAATATTCTTTTATTAGATCTGCCTGGTCACGGAAAGTCTCCATATCCAAGTGGCGTAGATCTTTTTGAGTATTCCTCTGAACAGACAATCGGGATTATGCACAAATTAAAAATTGAATCCGCTCACTTTGTTGGTATTTCACTTGGAACCATTATCATGCAGGAAATTGCGCTCCGTAAGCCTTCTATCATTAAATCGATGGTACTTGGCGGCGCAACTCCAAAACTGAAAAAATGGGGTGAGTTTCTTTGCCGACTGTCCGTATTCTACCCTCTGAGAAAAATACTACCCCACATGGTACCTTATCGTATCTTTGCACGGGTACTGCTACCTAAGAAGAATCACTCAGATTCAAGAAAAGCTTTCATTAAAGAGGCCTATAAACTTTCCAAAGAAACCTATTTAGGATGGGTCCTCTCTGGTCTGAACGGTTATACCACTTACGATCGGTTGAAATCAATAAAGAACAAAATTCCGAAGCTATATATTTCCGGTTCTGAAGATCATATGTTTTTAAGCAATACGAAGGAATATGTCAAACAGGAAGAAAACTCCACATTAGAAGTCATTGAGAAATGTGGCCATGTATGTAACATTGAGGAAAGTGATAAATTTAATGATCTTGCCGTTTCTTTTATGAAACGTGTCGATAAGATTAGAATTACTGCTTAA
- a CDS encoding S66 family peptidase yields MVPAKLKIGDEIRVIAPSTSHSILSKENIELSTHRLEQLGLKVTFGKHINECNSLMTSSIESRIEDLHDAFKDNNVKAILTSIGGYQANQLLSYIDFDLIRDNPKIFCGYSDITALGNAIYAKAGLVTYSGVHFSSFGMMNGFEYSLEHFKKMLLEDAGSSFEVEKSSEWSNDAWYMDQENRKFYPNEGYLVINEGECEGTIIGGNLCTLNLLQGTEFMPNLKGSVLFLEDDKLTCPKTFDRDLQSLIHQTGFTDVKGIVIGRFEKVSNVTNELIKTIVQTKKELSHIPVVANADFGHTSPMFTFPIGGNVKLQVKKNDVKITLHTI; encoded by the coding sequence ATAGTACCAGCAAAACTAAAAATTGGAGATGAAATTAGGGTTATTGCACCGTCCACTTCTCATTCTATTCTTTCAAAGGAAAATATCGAGTTGTCGACACATAGACTAGAACAATTGGGACTAAAAGTGACGTTCGGTAAGCATATCAATGAATGTAACAGTTTGATGACATCATCCATTGAATCTCGAATTGAGGATCTTCACGACGCGTTTAAAGATAATAATGTAAAAGCCATATTAACTTCAATCGGAGGGTACCAGGCAAATCAACTATTATCCTATATTGATTTTGACTTGATTAGAGATAATCCAAAAATCTTTTGTGGGTACTCTGATATTACCGCGTTGGGCAATGCCATTTATGCTAAAGCAGGACTAGTCACATACTCCGGAGTTCACTTTTCTTCATTTGGCATGATGAACGGCTTTGAATATTCTCTTGAACACTTTAAGAAGATGTTACTTGAAGATGCTGGTTCTTCTTTTGAAGTAGAAAAGTCTTCTGAATGGAGTAATGATGCGTGGTATATGGACCAGGAGAATAGAAAGTTCTACCCTAATGAAGGATATCTTGTTATTAATGAAGGAGAATGCGAAGGCACAATAATTGGCGGAAATCTATGTACGTTGAATCTTCTTCAAGGAACCGAATTTATGCCAAACCTTAAAGGTTCTGTACTCTTTCTTGAGGATGATAAATTAACGTGCCCGAAAACGTTTGACCGTGACTTGCAATCCCTCATCCACCAAACAGGCTTTACTGATGTAAAAGGAATTGTGATAGGTCGTTTTGAGAAAGTGTCCAATGTTACAAATGAATTGATTAAAACAATCGTTCAAACAAAAAAGGAGCTTTCACATATTCCAGTTGTTGCAAATGCAGATTTCGGCCACACCAGTCCGATGTTCACTTTTCCGATAGGAGGGAATGTAAAACTACAAGTGAAGAAAAACGACGTGAAAATTACATTGCATACGATATAA
- a CDS encoding TIGR02206 family membrane protein — translation MFSTYTDPEAYMDGSLLFSASHIISLCVTLALLFYLFLFRNKPWMKRVGRWLIILGLAGSEIWLNYWYFSTNMWDIRYTLPFQLCSICLYLCVWMLLMRQKWVFEVVYFLGVGGALQALLTPELFYDFPHFRFLHFFIAHISIILAVFYMLWVEKFQVKFKSVWKAFAALNVIALVVFLVNLLTGGNYMFLAEKPTNASLIDFLGPYPWYILWLELVVLAIFLLLYAPFFIKEKLKAYKHEKSGVL, via the coding sequence ATGTTTAGTACTTATACCGATCCGGAAGCTTATATGGATGGATCACTCCTTTTTTCAGCTTCCCACATAATCAGTTTATGCGTAACTTTAGCACTCCTTTTTTATCTGTTTTTATTTAGAAATAAACCATGGATGAAGCGGGTAGGCAGGTGGTTGATCATCTTGGGCCTGGCTGGCTCTGAGATATGGCTGAACTATTGGTATTTTTCCACTAACATGTGGGATATCCGATACACATTACCCTTCCAGTTATGTTCTATATGTTTATACCTTTGTGTATGGATGCTTCTGATGAGGCAGAAATGGGTATTTGAAGTGGTATATTTTCTCGGTGTCGGCGGGGCGCTACAGGCTTTGCTTACTCCAGAGTTGTTTTATGACTTTCCTCATTTTCGATTCTTACATTTTTTTATAGCACATATATCTATCATTCTAGCTGTATTTTATATGCTATGGGTTGAAAAATTCCAAGTGAAGTTCAAGTCCGTTTGGAAAGCTTTTGCTGCTTTGAATGTTATTGCGTTAGTGGTGTTTTTGGTAAACCTTTTGACGGGTGGCAACTACATGTTCCTGGCTGAAAAGCCTACAAATGCAAGCCTCATAGACTTTTTGGGTCCGTATCCTTGGTATATTCTCTGGCTTGAATTAGTCGTATTAGCTATCTTTTTATTGTTATATGCTCCGTTCTTTATTAAAGAAAAATTGAAAGCATATAAGCATGAAAAATCTGGTGTTTTGTAA
- a CDS encoding cyclic-phosphate processing receiver domain-containing protein — MKINVFLDDSRTCPNGYILVEDIDQCLTLLESHAIGHLSLDHDLLNRHRNGLLLVHKMVENELYADRITIHSANSVGSKAMYRYLKQAQEDMKMPPNIKVLLRPLPLF, encoded by the coding sequence TTGAAGATTAATGTATTTCTAGATGATAGTCGCACATGTCCTAATGGGTATATACTCGTAGAAGACATTGACCAGTGCCTCACCTTGTTAGAGAGCCATGCAATTGGGCATCTCTCTTTGGACCATGACTTGTTGAACAGACATCGAAATGGTCTGCTTCTCGTTCATAAAATGGTGGAGAACGAGCTGTATGCGGATAGAATTACTATTCATTCTGCAAACTCGGTTGGCAGTAAAGCAATGTATCGATATCTCAAGCAAGCGCAAGAAGATATGAAAATGCCGCCAAACATAAAAGTATTATTAAGACCTCTTCCGCTTTTTTAG
- the mug gene encoding G/U mismatch-specific DNA glycosylase, with amino-acid sequence MEAIYDHIDHDLHILFVGYNPSIRSGETGHHYANPTNRFWSILFESGITPRKYAPTEDFKLVELQYGLTNIVSRPTIGAADITKEEYQKGREELKEKIEFFQPKIVCFVGKGVYQEYSGIRQVEWGKQDKNLVEGTVDFVAPSSSGLVRMKKEEIVNIYRNLNLLKNSIVAQKAN; translated from the coding sequence ATGGAGGCGATATATGACCATATCGACCATGATTTACATATTCTTTTTGTCGGCTATAATCCAAGTATCCGCTCTGGTGAAACTGGCCACCATTATGCAAACCCAACCAACAGGTTTTGGAGCATTCTTTTTGAATCAGGCATCACTCCCAGAAAATATGCACCAACAGAGGATTTTAAGTTAGTGGAACTTCAATATGGTTTGACCAACATTGTATCAAGGCCTACCATTGGAGCGGCAGATATAACCAAAGAGGAATACCAAAAAGGTAGAGAAGAGTTGAAAGAGAAAATAGAATTCTTTCAACCAAAAATCGTATGTTTTGTTGGTAAAGGAGTGTATCAGGAATATAGCGGAATCCGTCAAGTTGAGTGGGGAAAACAGGATAAGAACCTAGTAGAAGGGACCGTAGATTTTGTAGCTCCATCGTCTAGTGGACTTGTCAGAATGAAAAAAGAGGAGATCGTAAACATATACCGGAACCTAAATTTATTAAAGAATAGTATTGTAGCCCAAAAAGCAAATTAA
- a CDS encoding STAS domain-containing protein has protein sequence MHRNSELHTFLLEKAKVLTEEWYESLDKTNSKGVYASTNPEVVATLKKQNFEFHLQLCKIFIEEEDKFFKDFESWILSIAQDEQHLQTPIHHILQEFFRVRGQYLKFIDEFVTLHQEEKEHQLLWNHMITKAFDNVVLKFVEENQKYSEERLQAQQDMIKELSSPVIALDNNRALLPLVGEIDTSRAKFILENTLEQCGKKGINHLYIDLSGVVIIDTLVADQIFNLIKALNLIGVKTTLSGIRPEIAQTTVQLGISFNNISIKPTLAGALTLPHSSDTRR, from the coding sequence ATGCATCGAAATAGTGAACTACATACATTCTTATTAGAAAAAGCTAAAGTTTTAACAGAAGAATGGTACGAATCCTTGGATAAAACAAATTCCAAAGGAGTGTACGCTTCGACAAATCCTGAGGTGGTCGCTACTTTAAAAAAGCAGAATTTCGAATTCCACCTTCAATTATGCAAAATTTTTATTGAAGAAGAAGATAAATTTTTCAAAGACTTTGAAAGTTGGATCTTGTCTATTGCACAGGATGAGCAACATCTACAAACCCCAATCCATCATATTTTGCAAGAATTCTTCAGAGTGCGTGGCCAGTATTTAAAATTCATTGACGAATTTGTCACTCTGCACCAAGAAGAAAAAGAGCATCAGTTATTGTGGAATCATATGATAACGAAAGCTTTTGATAATGTGGTGCTAAAATTCGTCGAAGAAAACCAAAAGTATTCAGAAGAACGACTGCAAGCCCAGCAGGACATGATCAAAGAATTAAGTTCACCAGTCATTGCCCTTGATAATAATCGGGCCCTCTTGCCATTGGTTGGAGAAATTGATACAAGCAGGGCAAAATTTATACTTGAAAACACCTTGGAACAATGTGGGAAAAAGGGAATCAATCATTTATATATTGACCTCTCAGGCGTGGTGATCATTGATACCCTTGTTGCCGACCAAATTTTCAATCTAATAAAGGCGTTGAACCTTATTGGAGTAAAAACAACATTATCAGGAATCAGACCTGAAATCGCACAAACAACCGTTCAACTAGGAATATCCTTTAATAATATCTCTATAAAGCCAACATTGGCAGGCGCACTGACTTTACCTCATTCATCAGATACCCGACGTTAA
- a CDS encoding D-2-hydroxyacid dehydrogenase — translation MSNRLMLITQNIGQDYTNQIKELAPRFEVIVGKDKEIWEPYAKEAEVVVGWKKDLEKLSLVEGSNLRWIQSWSAGVNSMPLPTLAEKGILLTSANGVHAYPISETIFALILSLTRKIHTYVKQQQKKDWHHAQMNLEIHEKTIGIVGVGEIGKETARIAKAFRMNVIGVRHSGKAADNVDEMFTPDRLHEVLPKCDYVVITLPLTDQTDGMFGLEEFKRMKKTAFLINIGRGEVIVEHELVQALQESVIAGAGLDVFTKEPLEEKSPLWDMDHVIITPHTSGSTEHYTKRVMEDIFIPNLKQYLKNEKPLKNLVDYKKGY, via the coding sequence ATGTCTAATCGACTTATGCTTATCACACAAAATATCGGACAAGATTATACGAATCAAATCAAAGAACTTGCCCCGCGATTTGAAGTTATAGTGGGAAAAGACAAAGAAATATGGGAGCCTTATGCAAAAGAGGCCGAAGTAGTAGTTGGATGGAAAAAGGATCTGGAGAAGCTATCTTTAGTCGAAGGTTCTAATCTTCGTTGGATACAATCGTGGAGTGCAGGTGTCAACAGTATGCCGCTACCAACACTTGCTGAGAAGGGAATTCTTTTAACAAGTGCCAATGGTGTTCATGCCTATCCAATTTCTGAGACAATTTTCGCCCTCATACTTAGTTTGACCAGAAAGATACATACCTATGTGAAGCAACAACAGAAGAAAGATTGGCATCATGCACAAATGAACCTTGAAATTCACGAAAAGACTATTGGTATTGTTGGAGTAGGTGAGATTGGAAAAGAAACCGCTAGGATTGCTAAAGCTTTTCGAATGAATGTTATCGGAGTTCGTCATTCAGGCAAAGCTGCTGACAATGTTGATGAAATGTTCACGCCTGACAGATTACATGAAGTTTTACCAAAATGCGATTATGTGGTGATTACACTTCCTTTGACAGATCAAACGGATGGAATGTTCGGCTTAGAAGAATTCAAACGTATGAAAAAGACCGCTTTCCTCATTAATATAGGGCGCGGGGAAGTAATCGTGGAGCATGAACTAGTACAAGCCCTACAAGAGAGCGTCATTGCCGGTGCTGGTCTTGATGTTTTTACCAAAGAGCCCTTAGAAGAAAAGAGCCCTTTATGGGATATGGACCATGTCATTATCACTCCTCACACATCAGGTTCAACAGAGCATTATACGAAACGTGTTATGGAGGATATTTTTATTCCAAACCTGAAACAATATCTAAAGAATGAGAAGCCTTTAAAAAATTTGGTTGATTACAAAAAAGGCTATTAA
- a CDS encoding sigma-70 family RNA polymerase sigma factor, translating into MEKKWLVQKAKKGDEEAFFALISSHKEQLYRIAYSYLKNEADSLEAIQEVTYRAFKGIKKLKQADYFSTWLVRIMINYCRDEWKKKKREPIMQVKMKEPYTEDNNLQLEVQEAISLLGDPYQTVIQLRYMEDFMIKDIAKVMDSSENTVKTWLRKGLEKLRQYWDEKGGSEHV; encoded by the coding sequence TTGGAGAAGAAATGGTTGGTGCAGAAAGCGAAAAAGGGAGATGAAGAGGCGTTCTTTGCCCTCATTTCGTCACATAAGGAACAACTCTATAGAATTGCCTATTCCTACTTGAAAAATGAAGCAGATTCGCTTGAGGCCATTCAAGAGGTGACGTATAGAGCGTTTAAGGGGATAAAAAAACTGAAGCAGGCTGACTATTTTTCGACCTGGCTTGTAAGAATCATGATTAATTACTGCAGGGATGAATGGAAAAAGAAAAAACGGGAGCCTATTATGCAAGTGAAGATGAAAGAGCCGTATACAGAAGATAATAATCTTCAGCTGGAAGTACAAGAGGCTATCTCTTTATTAGGAGATCCATACCAGACAGTCATTCAACTCCGTTACATGGAGGATTTCATGATTAAAGATATCGCAAAGGTAATGGATTCATCAGAGAATACCGTGAAAACATGGTTGAGAAAAGGCTTGGAAAAATTACGTCAGTACTGGGATGAGAAGGGAGGAAGCGAGCATGTTTGA
- a CDS encoding DUF4179 domain-containing protein, translating to MFEKEEKKLYELKKEYGNVEIPSEIDDFIRSGIRKVKNTTRPSFWKIGMVAASILLIIFLTSIRVSPAFANYVSTIPGMERIVELIHHNKGIMSAVENDYLQEVGITKEEDGVSLTIDAIIVDEAQMLIFYTIESDLNYPTINLSNIKLKSQSGEELDVDGLSYGSHGEVMKGEKVSGQIKVIYSDKEVIPEKINFETGVNINEVEVIKGLNFPIEVDTQKFSAITHEIAIDKSVEAGEQSIYFEKMEIHPTRIALFLEYDESNTHEIFRFDDIALEDEKGNRWISDGSSSMEDNKIVMYFESNYFSEPQQLNLVFSSFTALPKDELEVVVDLEKESIIKAPSDKRLKKVWLDDGEKDRKGIYFQIEVDPKDHNYFFSLFDNNIIDADGTVHEYTTRTYSYIDGTNLFEQGMIVDTDKMVSPITFKIAEYPSRITEEVKVKIK from the coding sequence ATGTTTGAAAAAGAAGAAAAGAAGCTGTATGAGTTAAAAAAGGAATACGGTAATGTGGAAATCCCTAGTGAAATTGATGATTTCATTAGGAGCGGAATCAGAAAAGTTAAAAATACTACACGACCTTCTTTCTGGAAAATTGGCATGGTTGCTGCAAGCATCCTCCTAATCATTTTCCTTACCTCCATTAGGGTATCCCCTGCATTTGCAAACTACGTCAGTACTATTCCTGGGATGGAGAGGATAGTGGAGCTGATTCATCATAATAAAGGAATTATGTCAGCGGTGGAAAACGACTATCTTCAGGAAGTGGGAATCACAAAAGAGGAAGATGGCGTGTCATTGACGATAGATGCCATCATAGTGGATGAAGCGCAGATGTTAATTTTTTATACCATTGAAAGTGATCTTAACTATCCCACTATTAATCTTAGTAATATTAAATTGAAGTCACAGTCAGGTGAAGAGCTTGATGTGGATGGATTATCTTATGGAAGCCATGGGGAAGTAATGAAAGGCGAAAAGGTTTCAGGCCAAATAAAAGTCATTTATTCAGACAAAGAGGTCATTCCTGAAAAAATCAATTTTGAAACTGGCGTTAATATTAATGAAGTAGAAGTAATAAAGGGGTTGAATTTTCCTATCGAAGTGGATACACAGAAATTCTCAGCAATTACACACGAGATAGCAATTGATAAGTCCGTAGAAGCTGGTGAACAGTCTATCTACTTTGAAAAGATGGAAATCCATCCGACTCGAATTGCGTTATTCTTAGAGTATGACGAGTCTAATACACACGAAATATTCCGTTTTGATGATATAGCGCTTGAAGACGAGAAAGGGAATAGATGGATTTCAGACGGTAGCTCTTCAATGGAGGATAATAAAATAGTAATGTACTTTGAGAGCAATTACTTTTCTGAACCTCAGCAACTTAATCTGGTCTTCTCTTCATTTACGGCTCTCCCTAAAGATGAACTAGAAGTAGTTGTTGATCTAGAAAAAGAAAGTATTATCAAAGCGCCAAGTGATAAGCGGTTAAAAAAGGTTTGGTTGGATGATGGAGAAAAAGATAGGAAAGGGATATATTTTCAGATTGAGGTCGATCCAAAGGACCATAATTATTTCTTTAGTCTTTTCGATAACAACATTATCGACGCTGATGGAACTGTTCATGAATATACTACGAGAACCTATTCGTATATTGATGGAACAAATTTATTTGAACAAGGGATGATAGTGGATACTGATAAGATGGTAAGCCCGATTACATTTAAAATTGCAGAATACCCTTCAAGAATAACAGAAGAAGTCAAAGTGAAAATAAAATAA